ATCATGTCACCTAGAGAAAGTCTAATCACCAGAGACATGTCCACACGGTTTGAGACGGTGAATTCTTAGACTCTAACTGCTGTTGCtcactttttcttaaaaaaacaattaaatggcCAACAACACAGTCTTAAGTACAGCAATCGTGAACAGATTCAAAAAGGCATAGCAGTTCACTGACTTGATGCACTATGTTTGTACACAGAACAGATTGTGTATGAGGTCTACATAAAGAGTTGATCTGTAGACAAATTATGACAGCAGTATGTTTTATTGGGATAATTAAAccacagaaagaaacaaaagccTTTACCCTCAGGAGATTCCCACAGGCACCTGCCCGAGCCTCCACTTCATACCAAACAATATCATCGTGGACTCTGACCCAGGAACAGTTGCTGGAAGCCAGGTTGCCTGAGAAGGGGTTCAAACCAGAGGATGACATGCTGCCCATATGCAGACCAACTTGGATTTTATCACGGCCACAAATGAAGTGTGAAGGCTGGAGTGGAGGCTGCTGgactaaataaaacaaagaaaaggacataaagtcacaaatttaaaatgaaaggagatgaaacagaaaatacCAAATGAGGCCAAGATGAGTACCTCCACAAACATCATCATAGTAAAGTGCATTATTTCAACAATATTTAAGAACTTTAACTTACATTCACATACAACACTGGCATCTTCATAATGACGACAGTCGTGGACTCCAAGCCCGTTGTGTCTGCAGTCAGTTATTGATGGTTCATTTCCAAAACAGTCTACATCGTCCAACCAGATGGGTCCGCTGCCCTCTCCAAAAGCTGCATTTTGTAGTGCTGAACGAGCGCTTCCACAGCCCAGCTGTCTGCACACCACGCTGGCATCATTCAGGTCccaggaatcatcacacactgtGCCCCACTGTCCATCATTGAAGATCTCCACTCTGCCAGAGCAGCGGTTCTGACCATTGACCAGCCTCACTGATGAAGCAGCTAATAGAAAACCAAAAGAAGGAACACTGTCTATGGGAGTACTTCAGAGGAAAGGTGGACTTATTAGAATAatataaaaacaacataatCATCTTTCTACTCTTTCTTTCACTTTGGCTGACAGGTGACAACATGTTATTTTGaatttattcctttttttttggtaattcGCTAGTTCTTGGGGGCAGTGTCTGTGGATTCATGGAAATATTGTCATAGTAAGTTTATCTTAATTGAAAAATTTCTCATAATTCATGACTGAAAGGAAAAATGTGTGGATAAAAACCTGTAGTAGTATGTAATTATAAATTATCTTAGTTCAGTCTtatcacaaatgcacacactaACAAAATTGGATTTCACTCTCTTTAGCCCCACATGATCATATTTACCTTCACAGACGACACCAGCATCCTCAGAGTGGCCACAGTTATGAGATCCAAACCCTCTGTGTTGACACTCAGAGAGCCTTGATTCGCTGCCTGTGCATGTGACATCATCCAACCAGATGGGTCCGTTGCCCTGTCCAAATCGTGCGTTTGTTGGTGCTGAGAAGACCCTGCCACAGCCCAGCTGTCTACACACCACCTGAGCATCCACCAGGCCCCAGGCATCATCACACACTGTCCCCCACTGTCCACTGTGGAAGATCTCCACCCTGCCAGAGCAGGAGCTGTTTCCATTAACCAGACGGACCTCGCCCTTGACTGCTGTGCTGTTGCCCACTGGTGTTGTGGTAGAGATGTTAGCAGGCACATGTGTGGTGGTGAAGTTCTGCGGCCTTGGTGTTGTTGGAAAAACAGTGCTATTGATTCCTGGTTGGactgaaagaaaagtgtctgtcAACTCAAAAGACAAACTTGGTCTGCATTTCTATCAACATTAATGAGGATAAGCTCTTGTTCATAGATCTCGACATTATTGTTTTCTCACTGGGAATCAAACTCAATTCATACTCTGTGCACAGACTCATCAGTTTTTCTCATCAGTTAGATGTCAACAGTAAGAAGTGGAGGATACCTGAAATATGCATAAAATTTACCATCACAGATGATGCTGGCATCTTCGTTATGACGACAGTCGTGGACTCCAAGCCCGTTGTGTCTGCAGTCAGTTATTGATGGTTCATTTCCAACACAGTATACATTGTCCAACCAGATGGGTCCGCTGCCCTGTCCAAAAGCTGCATTTTGCAGTGCTGAACGAGCGCTTCCACAGCCCAGCTGTCTGCACACCACGTTGGCATCATTCAGGTCCCACAAATCATCACACACTGTGCCCCACTGTCCATCATTGAAGATCTCCACTCTGCCAGAGCAGCGGTTCTGACCGTTGACCAGCCTCACTGATGAAGCAGCTAATAGAAAACCAAAGGAAGAAACACTGTCAATGGGAGTACTTCAGACGAATAGTGGACTTATTAGAATAATATAAAAACGACATAATCATCTTTTTGCTCTTTCTTTCACTTAGGCTGACCGTGACAACATgttattttgaatttatttctAATTTGTTGGTAATTCGATAGTTCTCAGGGGCAGTGTCTGTGGATTCATGGAAATATTGTCATAGTGAGTTTATCttaattgaattttttttataattcatgactgaaagaaaaaaatcactgtgTGGATAAAAACCTGTAGTAGTATATAAGTAAAAATTATCTTAGTTCATTCTTATCACAAATGCACGCATTAACAAAATTGGATTTCACTCTCTTTAGCCCCACATGTTCATATTTACCTTCACAGACGACACCAGCATCCTCAGAGTGACCACAGTTATGAGATCCAAACCCTCTGTGGTGACACTCAGAGAGCGTTGATTCGCTGCCTGTGCATGCAACATCATCCAACCAGATGGGTCCGCTGCCCTGTCCAAATCGTGCGTTTGTTGGTGCTGAGAAGACCCTGCCACAGCCCAGCTGTCTGCACACCACCTGAGCATCCACCAGGCCCCAGGCATCGTCACACACCGTCCCCCACTGTCCACTGTGGAAGATCTCCACCCTGCCAGAGCAGGAGCTGTTTCCATTAACCAGACGGACCTCGCCCTCGACTGCTGTGCTGTTGCCCACTGGTGTTGTGGTAGGTGGAGTTGGTGTTGTTGTGGGAACCACAGGGTCGGCTGCGTTGACCTCtgtttacaacaacaacaacaacaataataataataataataataataataataataataataatagcattattattattattaatgcacTCAGAAATCAGTGAACCAATTGAATCAGTTAAAGGTTAATCATATTTAAAGTGTAATATTACCTGCACAGTATGCATAGTAGCATGCAGGTGGCTTCACAAGTTTGTAGACATAGTAGTTTCCATAGCAAAGTTTGACATGGATGGTCTGTGGCTGAACATAGCAGCAAGTGCCTCTCCAACCACTGCACACAGTGCGATTTACAATTTCACCTGATTGTGTGGGATGAGGTTGTGTTATCCACAAAGTCACACGGGTTCCACACCTGCTTGATTCAATACACCTTTCTGGAATACGAGCACTGGTTTGGTCCAGAAACAGGCGATACCAGCCTTGCCAGTTTATATCTCGATCACAGTGTAGGACCTCAgtatttgtgttatttgttgAACGCCAGTCATCATTCAGTGTTGTGTAGTTCTGACACGGGTCCACACACTGGGAATTGATGCAGTCCATGCCTGAAggacaaactgtgtttccaCAGTAGAACTGGACAGACTGGGAAGAAACAGCTGATCTGCTCTTAGAGGAAGGCTCCAGACATTCGTATGAGCCTGGTGTGTTGTGACAAATCTGAGGTGGTGTGCACGGTGCGTTTGGGAGGGAACACTCGTCAGTGTCCACACAGCCCTTCTCTGAGGACCAGTGGTAACCTTGGTCACAGCAAGAAGAGTCACTGCAGAGTTTTGGGTCATAGCAGGTGAGGCCATCACCTACAAAGCCATCTTTACAGATACATGAGAGGGCGTGACTAGTGAAGGTGTCGCCTCTTTCTTGTGACTCCAAGCAGGTGGCTTCGTCATGACATGAATCACAGCTGGTCACAGGAGTCCCTGCAGACAAAATAGTCACAGCATGCACTTAAATACAAGCAAAGCTTTTTGATTTAGCataatttctaaaaaaaataataacagtaattgCAGAGTTAGAAcagattttattatttacaaaaaaacaaagagatttcATGTTACATGAAACttttcatgtttaaaataatttagATAGTGCTTCAAAATAACGTCCCCCTCTGTCCTATTCAGCTGTGTGgtaatcagaattattgtctgaagcaCAAGAAAAGTACCCAACAGATTTAGTTTCCCAAGTGGACCATTACGGCTTTTGCTATACTGGTCCACTTAATAGTCATAGCTTTTTAAGATTTTTATTaggatatttttattttcacttattaCAATCAGAACAGACAGCACTGGGGAATGTGAAGCAGCCATGGTGCAGAAGCCACAGGGGCCCTCAGTGATGAACCCACAGGCTACGCCAGAGCAGAGCAAGCCCTGGGCTAGGAGACCTGAGATCCGAAGGCCATCCTCACCCTGGAAGGGGCCCTACAGAGCCGGGGGGCCAGGCCCCGCAAAGTAGTCGCTGGGAATGAGCCAGTACACACCCAAGCACCCAGCCACGGGCAGGGATTGTGGTGGGTGAAAATAGGCCCCCACACCTTGTGGGGCTTGAAATATTTTGAGAGAAGtggagtctgagacctgacctGACACATAGACATAGACAGAAaggcacacagagacacaaacatgcgTTCCCACCCTcttgcacacatacacaaatactcagcactcacccaacatgGAGACACAGAGAGATGAAAACCGTTTTTGGAGGAATTTCAAATCCCTGAATATGAGGTAAATATTTGTTTACTTTCCAAATTGATATCTTAAGTATATAATAACACCCCTGTGAGAAGTAAAATTAACATGTCTGTATTTGTGATTTGTATATCTGTCCTCACTTGTGACTTGTTGTTGGCCATTATAATTTGTCTGGAGCAAATATTTAATTAGTGTCTTAATTAGATCCTATCCATACTTGAAGAAAAGAGGACAATTACACAGTAAATTTATGTCTAACTAGAGATGATTTACCTGAAGAACTTCCTGTGAAAATATGTACAAGTATGAGTAAAAACAGTCCAGGAGGCGCCCCCATAATTAATCACATCCACGACTCAAACTAGATGAAAAAGACAAAGGATAtgttttaaaactgcattttcataTTATCTCATGAAAATATCTCATGGATCCACAGACATATTATCTCATCTTATTCTGCATAAAATCTATAAATTCTGATGTGTCTGTACTTACCCTGGAGAGACTCCAGCGCTGAAACTCCAAGCAAGTGTGAGCATGAGAATTTATAGGCCTGTTTCTGTGTGCAAAGGACAAATCAAAGTGATTACTAGTGAAATATAAAAGTGAGTAAGATAGAGAACTTATTCATATGACATCAAGGAAGTTACTTATTAAtctaagaaggaaaaaaaaagatcacattCAAAGTGAACTGACACATCCACAAAGCTCGAGTCAATAATTTTTATGGTACAACAATTAGAGTCAGGTCAGAGTCATAACTTGATGTTTGCACATTCCAGGATAAAAATACCAAATGAGGCCAAGATGAGTATCTCCACAAACCATCGTCATAGTATAAAATTTTGGGGTTAAAAAcgttctgttttttaaaatcagatcTGACAATGACTGCATTTTtactaaattaaaaatccaAAAACTTTGTTGTGCCATGTATAATTTATCTGAGGCAAACATAGAGTCTTAATACACAAAAGGAGAAAATGACAATTACAGTTACAAAGCAAATGTATGTCTAATCCTAGATCTGATGcgttttctgtaaaaaaaaaaaaagtatgagtAAAAACAGTCCACAAGGTGTTTCCATTATGAACCCGATCCTGGATACAAAgtggatgaaaaagaaaaggcagaTGTTTTAAAGATGCAGTTTTAAATAATGTCAGCTCATGCTGCTATAATCTATTGCTTATGATGTGTCTGTACTAACATTGGAGAGCGCAAGAATCTTTCATTCCCAGTGAGTGTGAGCATGAGAATTTAATTctaaacagtcagataagtgaaactttactcaactcattcttcttgcttccacCACTTccataccattgattcattaatatTGAATtcaatcacagctgctctattctcatgtttttgcagtatattaatgactgacctcgtattgtggatggattatcccAGTTGTTCTcctcgggaaccctcacgttaacttttattgcttcactgtgtttatgttatgctaacatagctgtgtcgctagcgatcacgtaagTGATAGTTTACGTGTGTGATAGTGATAGCTTAGTGATAgcttggaagtgatagcagagctgta
This sequence is a window from Oreochromis niloticus isolate F11D_XX linkage group LG6, O_niloticus_UMD_NMBU, whole genome shotgun sequence. Protein-coding genes within it:
- the LOC102079000 gene encoding scavenger receptor cysteine-rich domain-containing group B protein, coding for MGAPPGLFLLILVHIFTGSSSGTPVTSCDSCHDEATCLESQERGDTFTSHALSCICKDGFVGDGLTCYDPKLCSDSSCCDQGYHWSSEKGCVDTDECSLPNAPCTPPQICHNTPGSYECLEPSSKSRSAVSSQSVQFYCGNTVCPSGMDCINSQCVDPCQNYTTLNDDWRSTNNTNTEVLHCDRDINWQGWYRLFLDQTSARIPERCIESSRCGTRVTLWITQPHPTQSGEIVNRTVCSGWRGTCCYVQPQTIHVKLCYGNYYVYKLVKPPACYYAYCAEVNAADPVVPTTTPTPPTTTPVGNSTAVEGEVRLVNGNSSCSGRVEIFHSGQWGTVCDDAWGLVDAQVVCRQLGCGRVFSAPTNARFGQGSGPIWLDDVACTGSESTLSECHHRGFGSHNCGHSEDAGVVCEAASSVRLVNGQNRCSGRVEIFNDGQWGTVCDDLWDLNDANVVCRQLGCGSARSALQNAAFGQGSGPIWLDNVYCVGNEPSITDCRHNGLGVHDCRHNEDASIICDVQPGINSTVFPTTPRPQNFTTTHVPANISTTTPVGNSTAVKGEVRLVNGNSSCSGRVEIFHSGQWGTVCDDAWGLVDAQVVCRQLGCGRVFSAPTNARFGQGNGPIWLDDVTCTGSESRLSECQHRGFGSHNCGHSEDAGVVCEAASSVRLVNGQNRCSGRVEIFNDGQWGTVCDDSWDLNDASVVCRQLGCGSARSALQNAAFGEGSGPIWLDDVDCFGNEPSITDCRHNGLGVHDCRHYEDASVVCEFQQPPLQPSHFICGRDKIQVGLHMGSMSSSGLNPFSGNLASSNCSWVRVHDDIVWYEVEARAGACGNLLRTNSTHVIYSNTLFIYPLANLSLTLPVSLPFSCTYPLDTDANLNVAIRPDP